One genomic segment of Nocardioides cavernaquae includes these proteins:
- the rlmN gene encoding 23S rRNA (adenine(2503)-C(2))-methyltransferase RlmN → MSETIKTLPLVFEAPRGRAKPPRHLADFDEAGRKELLTEMGLPGFRAKQLSTHYFGRLVHDPAEMTDLPAAQRAELVAALFPDLMDPIRQQEADRGKTVKTLWKLFDGSLVESVLMRYKDRATICISSQAGCGMACPFCATGQGGLQRNMSTAEIVHQVVVGARAMANGDIAGGPGRLSNVVFMGMGEPLANYKATVGAVRRLTDPAPAGLGLSARHVTVSTVGLVPRIKQLADEGIPVTLALSLHAPDDELRNELVPINTKFSVEETVAAAYEYFEKTGRRVSIEYAMMRDINDQAWRADLLAEVLSDNGRGTSWVHINPIPLNDIPGSQFTRSREEDMDEFVRRLNAAGIATTMRDTRGSDIDAACGQLAASE, encoded by the coding sequence ATGAGCGAAACCATCAAGACCCTGCCCCTCGTCTTCGAGGCGCCGCGCGGCCGCGCCAAGCCGCCGCGCCACCTCGCAGACTTCGACGAGGCGGGCCGCAAGGAGCTCCTGACCGAGATGGGCCTGCCCGGGTTCCGGGCCAAGCAGCTCTCGACGCACTACTTCGGCCGGCTTGTCCACGACCCCGCCGAGATGACCGACCTCCCGGCGGCACAGCGGGCGGAGCTGGTCGCTGCGCTCTTCCCGGACCTGATGGACCCGATCCGTCAGCAGGAGGCCGACCGCGGCAAGACCGTGAAGACGCTCTGGAAGCTCTTCGACGGATCCCTCGTCGAGTCGGTCCTGATGCGCTACAAGGACCGTGCCACGATCTGCATCTCTTCGCAGGCGGGGTGTGGCATGGCGTGCCCCTTCTGCGCCACCGGCCAGGGTGGCCTGCAGCGCAACATGTCGACCGCCGAGATCGTCCACCAGGTCGTCGTCGGTGCCCGCGCGATGGCCAACGGCGACATCGCCGGGGGACCGGGGCGCCTGTCCAACGTGGTCTTCATGGGCATGGGTGAGCCGCTGGCCAACTACAAGGCCACTGTCGGCGCCGTGCGTCGCCTGACCGACCCGGCGCCCGCGGGCCTCGGCCTGAGCGCCCGCCACGTGACGGTGTCCACCGTCGGCCTGGTGCCGCGCATCAAGCAGCTCGCCGACGAGGGCATCCCGGTCACCCTCGCGCTCAGCCTCCACGCTCCGGACGACGAGCTGCGCAACGAGCTGGTCCCGATCAACACGAAGTTCTCCGTCGAGGAGACGGTCGCTGCGGCGTACGAGTACTTCGAGAAGACCGGCCGCCGGGTCTCCATCGAGTACGCCATGATGCGCGACATCAACGACCAGGCGTGGCGTGCGGACCTGCTGGCAGAGGTGCTCTCGGACAACGGTCGCGGCACCAGCTGGGTGCACATCAACCCGATCCCGCTCAACGACATCCCCGGATCGCAGTTCACCCGGTCGCGCGAGGAGGACATGGACGAGTTCGTCCGTCGCCTCAACGCCGCCGGCATCGCGACGACGATGCGTGACACCCGCGGCAGCGACATCGACGCTGCCTGCGGTCAGCTCGCCGCCTCCGAGTGA
- a CDS encoding META domain-containing protein translates to MRIAFAAVLLLVLPACGREAGPTDSGMLAFAPSGEYVVTAVTVDGADHALVEGSEARLSFDDGKLGITAGCNHLFGDYSLAGDRLTAGAIGGTEMGCPEPLMAQDTWLAKLFSGDVTIGRDPLTLTAGDTVLTLTPRADVHPDTTLLGTAWALDGLIEGDSVSSIPAGPPVVLTLSKRSASVTGLCNGFGADVTLTGDEITWTPGMRTLIACADPARQQLDTTVSGILAGATSYTIEEATLTLTNGKQGLTFRAS, encoded by the coding sequence ATGAGGATCGCCTTCGCCGCCGTGCTGTTGCTTGTCCTGCCCGCGTGCGGACGCGAGGCTGGACCCACGGATTCCGGCATGCTCGCGTTCGCCCCGTCGGGGGAGTACGTCGTCACGGCGGTCACGGTGGACGGCGCCGACCATGCGCTGGTCGAGGGCTCCGAAGCCCGCCTGAGCTTCGACGACGGCAAGCTCGGGATCACGGCTGGCTGCAACCACCTCTTCGGCGACTACTCGCTCGCTGGGGACCGGTTGACGGCCGGCGCGATCGGGGGCACCGAGATGGGTTGCCCGGAGCCACTCATGGCGCAGGACACCTGGCTCGCCAAGCTCTTCTCCGGCGACGTCACCATCGGCCGCGATCCGCTGACACTGACCGCGGGCGACACGGTGCTCACCCTGACGCCCCGCGCCGACGTTCACCCGGACACGACGCTGCTCGGCACGGCATGGGCCCTCGACGGGCTCATTGAGGGTGACTCCGTCAGCTCGATCCCGGCCGGCCCGCCGGTGGTGCTGACGCTGTCAAAGCGCTCAGCATCGGTCACCGGCCTGTGCAACGGCTTCGGCGCCGACGTGACCCTCACCGGCGACGAGATCACCTGGACGCCGGGCATGCGCACGCTGATCGCCTGCGCCGATCCGGCGCGACAGCAGCTCGACACCACGGTGTCCGGGATCCTGGCCGGCGCGACGTCGTACACGATCGAGGAGGCGACCTTGACGCTGACCAACGGGAAGCAGGGCCTGACCTTCCGGGCCAGCTGA
- a CDS encoding phosphatidate cytidylyltransferase yields MTTSSPSPAPQNGPAKDHGRAGRDLKAAITSAVVLLAVIFASLAFWKTAFMFVVAAAVVVAIWEIRKGFLAKGIDLPEQPLMIGGVVMVMVAYFWGPAALVTATAVTALAIMLHLLRRGVDGYVMNATAAVFTLIYLPFLGSFVALMLSEKGHPDWTDAVDFGVLGIAAFILVTIASDIGGYIAGVLFGKHPMAPVISPKKSWEGFAGSLVSCVAAGTAIVVYLLEGEWWVGILLGLIAVVMATLGDLCESVIKRDLGIKDMSQIIPGHGGLLDRLDSLLATVAPVWLLLHYLVFTR; encoded by the coding sequence ATGACCACTTCCAGCCCGTCTCCCGCGCCGCAGAACGGTCCTGCCAAGGACCATGGGCGCGCCGGGCGAGACCTGAAGGCCGCGATCACGTCCGCGGTCGTCCTGCTCGCTGTCATCTTCGCCTCGCTGGCGTTCTGGAAGACGGCCTTCATGTTCGTCGTCGCGGCGGCTGTCGTCGTCGCGATCTGGGAGATCCGCAAGGGCTTCCTCGCCAAGGGCATCGACCTGCCCGAGCAGCCGCTGATGATCGGCGGCGTCGTGATGGTGATGGTCGCCTACTTCTGGGGGCCTGCTGCGCTGGTGACGGCCACGGCGGTCACCGCCCTGGCGATCATGCTGCACCTCCTGCGTCGTGGCGTCGACGGCTACGTCATGAACGCGACGGCAGCGGTCTTCACGCTCATCTACCTGCCGTTCCTCGGCTCGTTCGTCGCGCTGATGCTCTCCGAGAAGGGCCACCCCGACTGGACCGACGCGGTCGACTTCGGTGTCCTCGGCATCGCCGCGTTCATCCTCGTGACGATCGCCTCCGACATCGGCGGCTACATCGCCGGCGTGCTCTTCGGCAAGCACCCGATGGCACCGGTCATCTCCCCGAAGAAGTCGTGGGAGGGCTTCGCCGGCTCACTGGTCTCGTGCGTTGCTGCCGGCACCGCCATCGTCGTCTACCTGCTCGAGGGTGAGTGGTGGGTGGGCATCCTTCTCGGCCTGATCGCCGTCGTCATGGCCACGCTCGGCGACCTGTGCGAGTCGGTGATCAAGCGTGACCTCGGCATCAAGGACATGAGCCAGATCATCCCGGGCCACGGTGGCCTGCTTGACCGCCTGGACTCGCTGCTCGCAACGGTCGCTCCGGTGTGGCTGCTGCTCCACTACCTGGTCTTCACCCGCTGA
- the frr gene encoding ribosome recycling factor, with product MNQTLNEADQKMAKSVEATREEFAAIRAGRANPQMFSKLTAEYYGTQTPIQSLATFTAQDARTILIAPFDESSIGSIERAIRDSDLGVNPSSDGKVLRIVIPELTEDRRKEYVKLAKEKAEQGRVSVRMVRQKAKQGLEKLEKDGEVGKDDVAGAEKKLDALTKKHSDAIDELLKSKEAELLEV from the coding sequence ATCAACCAGACCCTCAACGAAGCCGACCAGAAGATGGCCAAGTCGGTCGAGGCCACGCGTGAGGAGTTCGCGGCGATCCGTGCCGGTCGCGCCAACCCGCAGATGTTCAGCAAGCTCACCGCGGAGTACTACGGCACCCAGACGCCGATCCAGTCGCTGGCGACGTTCACCGCCCAGGACGCGCGCACGATCCTGATCGCTCCGTTCGACGAGAGCTCGATCGGCAGCATCGAGCGTGCGATCCGTGACTCCGACCTGGGTGTGAACCCGTCGAGCGACGGCAAGGTCCTGCGCATCGTGATCCCCGAGCTGACCGAGGACCGCCGCAAGGAGTACGTCAAGCTCGCCAAGGAGAAGGCCGAGCAGGGTCGCGTGTCGGTCCGCATGGTGCGCCAGAAGGCGAAGCAGGGCCTGGAGAAGCTGGAGAAGGACGGCGAGGTCGGCAAGGACGACGTCGCCGGTGCCGAGAAGAAGCTCGACGCGCTCACCAAGAAGCACTCCGATGCGATCGACGAACTGTTGAAGTCCAAGGAAGCCGAGCTCCTCGAAGTCTGA
- the pyrH gene encoding UMP kinase, whose protein sequence is MPAYKRVLLKLSGEVFGGGNVGVDPNVVAEIAEEIASVVEAGVQVAIVTGGGNFFRGAELQEKGMDRVRADYMGMLGIVMNCLALQDFLEKLGVEVRVQTAITMGQVAEPYIPRRAIRHMEKGRVVIFGAGMGMPFFSTDTVAVQRALESKCDVVLVAKNGVDGVYTADPRTDSSAVKLDHVTYTDAIAQGLRIMDQTAFALCGENKLPMVVFGMEPQGNILRVVQGEKIGTLVSA, encoded by the coding sequence ATGCCCGCGTACAAGCGCGTTCTGCTCAAGCTCTCAGGTGAGGTGTTCGGCGGCGGCAACGTCGGCGTCGACCCCAATGTGGTCGCTGAGATCGCCGAGGAGATCGCCTCCGTCGTCGAGGCCGGCGTGCAGGTCGCCATCGTCACCGGCGGCGGCAACTTCTTCCGCGGCGCCGAGCTGCAGGAAAAGGGCATGGACCGCGTCCGGGCCGACTACATGGGCATGCTCGGCATCGTCATGAACTGCCTGGCGCTGCAGGACTTCCTCGAGAAGCTCGGCGTCGAGGTCCGTGTGCAGACCGCCATCACGATGGGCCAGGTCGCCGAGCCCTACATCCCGCGCCGCGCCATCCGGCACATGGAGAAGGGCCGCGTCGTGATCTTCGGCGCCGGCATGGGCATGCCCTTCTTCTCCACCGACACCGTTGCCGTCCAGCGTGCGCTGGAGAGCAAGTGCGACGTCGTCCTGGTCGCCAAGAACGGCGTCGACGGCGTCTACACCGCCGACCCTCGCACCGACAGCAGCGCGGTCAAGCTCGACCACGTCACCTACACGGACGCGATCGCGCAGGGTCTTCGGATCATGGACCAGACCGCATTCGCCCTCTGTGGCGAGAACAAGCTCCCCATGGTCGTCTTCGGGATGGAGCCGCAGGGCAACATCCTGCGAGTGGTCCAGGGTGAGAAGATCGGCACGCTGGTCAGCGCCTGA
- a CDS encoding phospholipase D-like domain-containing protein: MHFSAARRLIGLIGMTLVVTGAVGPAGSVAAGSVAAGPAWKRPYAAPAGPVFASPVARRDVGDNAILRVLLANIRHTPPGATIRIVARSFAVRPAADALLAAHRRGVAVKVLVDADASRGSAAVAILRRELGANRRAASFVHRVKGSARGGDTEQHQKTWSFSRTGQSRQVLMVGSTNLSYRSMGQFNNMYTFVGRADVWTQFRRVFRDQLRDRPLASPAVSVDLGTDHAWFYPGYSLASDPMRHYLARLPASRLRVKVAMLAWHGVRGARIARVLAAKARQGARIRVIATTMGSDSRRILQDAGVEVIAGLRKGREVHHKLMLLQWRDRDGDRQRRIVTGSDNFGTAALDRDEVVVAIDGGAAGDGDAWPAYLAHYRMLVEQVSGKSVR; this comes from the coding sequence ATGCATTTCTCCGCCGCTCGCAGGTTGATCGGCCTCATCGGGATGACCTTGGTGGTCACCGGTGCCGTCGGCCCTGCCGGATCGGTGGCTGCGGGATCGGTGGCTGCTGGTCCGGCCTGGAAGCGTCCGTACGCCGCGCCCGCGGGGCCGGTCTTCGCCTCGCCGGTCGCGCGGCGAGACGTCGGGGACAACGCGATCCTGCGGGTGCTGCTCGCCAACATCCGGCACACCCCGCCCGGAGCCACGATCCGCATCGTGGCCCGTTCGTTCGCGGTCCGACCGGCCGCGGACGCTCTCCTCGCTGCGCATCGGCGTGGCGTCGCCGTCAAGGTCCTCGTCGATGCGGACGCGTCGCGTGGGTCGGCGGCGGTGGCCATCCTGCGCCGCGAGCTGGGCGCCAACCGTCGCGCGGCGTCGTTCGTCCACCGGGTGAAGGGGTCAGCGCGAGGCGGTGACACCGAGCAGCACCAGAAGACCTGGTCGTTCAGCAGGACCGGGCAGTCGCGGCAGGTGCTGATGGTGGGTTCGACGAACCTCTCCTACCGGTCGATGGGCCAGTTCAACAACATGTACACGTTCGTGGGGCGGGCGGACGTGTGGACGCAGTTCCGGCGGGTCTTCCGTGACCAGCTGCGTGACCGGCCGCTGGCCAGCCCGGCGGTGAGTGTCGACCTCGGCACCGACCACGCCTGGTTCTACCCGGGGTACTCGCTGGCCAGCGACCCGATGCGCCACTACCTCGCCCGGCTGCCTGCCTCCCGGCTCCGCGTCAAGGTCGCCATGCTCGCGTGGCACGGCGTACGTGGCGCCCGGATCGCCCGGGTGCTCGCGGCAAAGGCGCGGCAGGGTGCCCGCATCCGGGTGATCGCGACCACGATGGGTTCCGACTCGCGACGGATCCTCCAGGACGCCGGCGTCGAGGTGATCGCCGGCCTGAGGAAGGGCCGCGAGGTGCACCACAAGCTGATGCTGCTGCAGTGGCGCGACCGCGACGGCGACCGCCAGCGACGCATCGTCACCGGGAGCGACAACTTCGGCACCGCTGCCCTGGACCGTGACGAGGTCGTGGTGGCGATCGACGGGGGCGCCGCGGGCGACGGTGACGCCTGGCCCGCCTACCTCGCGCACTACCGCATGCTGGTGGAGCAGGTGTCCGGCAAGTCGGTGCGATAG
- the tsf gene encoding translation elongation factor Ts has translation MAFTAADVKKLREITQAGMMECKKALDETEGDLDKAVELLRVKGAAKAAARAAEREASAGLVASAGNALISLKAETDFVAKNEAFMNAAQAIAEAANTSKAGDIESLRAVSLGDKTVGETVDELARTIGEKIELGEVAYFEGNTTVYLHKKAADLPPALGVLVEYTGDEAAARQAAQQAAALKAQFLTSDQVPAEVVAAEKDVLTKKTLEEGKPEAAVAKIVEGRIGAFFKEIVLLDQESVFEAKKSVKQVLDAAGTTVTRFARFEVGA, from the coding sequence ATGGCTTTCACCGCTGCTGACGTGAAGAAGCTTCGCGAGATCACCCAGGCCGGAATGATGGAGTGCAAGAAGGCGCTCGACGAGACCGAGGGTGACCTCGACAAGGCCGTCGAGCTGCTCCGCGTCAAGGGTGCCGCCAAGGCTGCTGCCCGCGCCGCCGAGCGCGAGGCCTCCGCTGGCCTCGTCGCCTCCGCCGGCAACGCCCTGATCAGCCTCAAGGCCGAGACGGACTTCGTCGCCAAGAACGAGGCGTTCATGAACGCCGCGCAGGCGATCGCGGAGGCCGCCAACACCAGCAAGGCCGGCGACATCGAGTCGCTCCGCGCCGTGTCGCTCGGTGACAAGACCGTCGGCGAGACCGTTGACGAGCTCGCCCGCACCATCGGCGAGAAGATCGAGCTCGGCGAGGTCGCCTACTTCGAGGGCAACACCACGGTCTACCTGCACAAGAAGGCCGCTGACCTGCCCCCGGCCCTCGGCGTTCTCGTCGAGTACACCGGTGACGAGGCTGCCGCCCGTCAGGCCGCTCAGCAGGCTGCCGCCCTGAAGGCCCAGTTCCTCACGAGCGACCAGGTCCCGGCCGAGGTCGTTGCCGCCGAGAAGGACGTCCTGACCAAGAAGACGCTCGAGGAGGGCAAGCCCGAGGCTGCCGTCGCCAAGATCGTCGAGGGTCGCATCGGTGCGTTCTTCAAGGAGATCGTCCTGCTCGACCAGGAGTCGGTCTTCGAGGCGAAGAAGTCGGTCAAGCAGGTTCTCGACGCTGCCGGCACGACCGTGACGCGCTTCGCGCGCTTCGAGGTCGGCGCCTGA
- the rpsB gene encoding 30S ribosomal protein S2, giving the protein MAVVTMRQLLESGVHFGHQTRRWNPKMKRFIMTERNGIYIIDLQQSLAYIDRSFAFVKETVAKGGTVMFVGTKKQAQEAIAEQATRVGMPYVNQRWLGGMLTNFQTMHQRINRLKELDGVDFDQVAGSGRTKKELLQMRREHVKLDKTLGGIRDMTRTPSAVWIVDTNKEHLAVEEARKLRIPIIGILDSNCDPDLVDFPIPGNDDAIRAVGLLTRVIADAVAEGLIARSGVKAAEGAEAVGAEEPLAEWEQELLKPAEAVAADAAVSADAVEAAAEAEVVETAAVEAPAAEAEVVEAPAADTEAPAEA; this is encoded by the coding sequence ATGGCAGTCGTCACCATGCGCCAGCTCCTCGAGAGCGGCGTCCACTTCGGTCACCAGACGCGTCGCTGGAACCCGAAGATGAAGCGCTTCATCATGACCGAGCGCAACGGCATCTACATCATCGACCTGCAGCAGTCGCTGGCCTACATCGACCGCTCGTTCGCCTTCGTCAAGGAGACGGTCGCCAAGGGCGGCACCGTGATGTTCGTCGGCACGAAGAAGCAGGCCCAGGAAGCGATCGCCGAGCAGGCGACCCGCGTCGGCATGCCCTACGTGAACCAGCGCTGGCTCGGTGGCATGCTCACCAACTTCCAGACGATGCACCAGCGGATCAACCGCCTCAAGGAGCTCGACGGCGTCGACTTCGACCAGGTGGCCGGCTCGGGCCGCACCAAGAAGGAACTGCTCCAGATGCGTCGCGAGCACGTCAAGCTCGACAAGACGCTCGGTGGCATCCGCGACATGACCCGCACGCCTTCGGCCGTCTGGATCGTCGACACGAACAAGGAGCACCTCGCTGTCGAGGAGGCGCGCAAGCTGCGCATCCCGATCATCGGCATCCTGGACTCCAACTGCGACCCCGACCTGGTCGACTTCCCGATCCCCGGCAACGACGACGCGATCCGCGCCGTTGGCCTGCTGACCCGCGTCATCGCGGACGCCGTCGCCGAGGGCCTCATCGCCCGTTCCGGCGTCAAGGCTGCCGAGGGTGCCGAGGCTGTTGGCGCCGAGGAGCCGCTGGCTGAGTGGGAGCAGGAGCTTCTCAAGCCCGCCGAGGCCGTTGCTGCTGACGCCGCCGTCTCTGCTGACGCTGTCGAGGCAGCTGCTGAGGCTGAGGTCGTCGAGACCGCGGCCGTCGAGGCGCCTGCCGCTGAGGCTGAGGTCGTCGAGGCCCCCGCTGCTGACACCGAGGCTCCGGCCGAGGCCTGA
- a CDS encoding murein hydrolase activator EnvC family protein produces MNPLIPALLTTLTALPPGTPDGFQDPRGTGVWPVGPPVSVVHGFDPPESAFGAGHRGVDLAGAPGAVVRAALGGQVVFAGTLAGRGVITVRHGDTRTTYEPVTATARVGDVVRTGAPIGVMQSVPGHCAPASCLHWGWLRDRTYLDPLELIGARPVRLLPWEGLPVTPVHGAPGPGVASAVQIEPARVAAALLAVGLGRTPLPALDIASHGLAG; encoded by the coding sequence ATGAACCCGTTGATTCCGGCCCTGCTGACCACTCTCACCGCACTGCCCCCGGGCACGCCCGACGGGTTTCAGGACCCGCGTGGGACGGGTGTCTGGCCGGTCGGGCCGCCGGTGTCCGTCGTGCACGGCTTCGACCCACCCGAGTCTGCCTTCGGGGCGGGTCATCGCGGCGTCGACCTGGCGGGCGCCCCGGGTGCCGTCGTCCGCGCGGCTCTCGGCGGCCAGGTGGTCTTCGCGGGCACGCTCGCGGGACGAGGAGTGATCACCGTGCGCCACGGCGACACCCGCACCACCTATGAACCGGTGACCGCCACTGCCCGCGTCGGCGACGTCGTCCGGACAGGCGCGCCCATCGGCGTCATGCAGTCCGTTCCCGGGCACTGCGCGCCGGCATCCTGCCTCCACTGGGGCTGGCTGCGCGACAGGACCTACCTCGATCCGCTCGAGCTGATCGGGGCCCGGCCGGTGCGACTGCTCCCCTGGGAAGGCTTGCCGGTGACGCCGGTCCACGGTGCTCCGGGGCCTGGCGTTGCCAGCGCGGTCCAGATCGAGCCGGCCCGTGTCGCGGCCGCACTCCTCGCGGTCGGGCTGGGCCGCACTCCCCTGCCTGCGCTCGACATCGCGAGCCACGGGCTTGCTGGCTGA
- a CDS encoding tyrosine recombinase XerC encodes MARALGEFERHIAVERDLTVHTVRAYLGDLSSLLEHLTRLGGQDVTDLDLRALRSWLAKQQTTGRARTTIARRATAARVFTAWLHRTGRLPVDVGARLASPKSHRTLPSVLRQDEALALVESASAAAAEDGPIGVRDAAILELMYATGIRVGELCGLDIDDVDFERNVVRVLGKGRKERTVPFGLPAAAALRRWLDHGRADLRREGVGAALFVGARGGRIDQRVVRQVVHARVSAVPGAPDIAPHGLRHTAATHLLEGGADLRTVQELLGHASMATTQVYTHISNERLRSAYQQAHPRA; translated from the coding sequence ATGGCCCGTGCGCTCGGCGAGTTCGAGCGCCACATCGCCGTCGAGCGCGACCTGACCGTGCACACCGTGCGCGCCTACCTGGGCGACCTGAGCTCCCTGCTCGAGCACCTCACCCGACTGGGCGGGCAGGACGTCACCGACCTCGACCTCCGTGCCCTGCGCAGCTGGCTCGCCAAGCAGCAGACCACCGGCCGCGCGCGCACGACCATCGCACGCCGCGCCACGGCGGCCCGCGTCTTCACCGCGTGGCTGCACCGCACGGGTCGCCTGCCCGTCGACGTCGGAGCCCGCCTGGCGTCGCCGAAGAGCCACCGCACCCTTCCGTCCGTGCTCCGCCAGGACGAGGCGCTCGCACTGGTCGAGTCGGCCAGCGCCGCCGCTGCGGAGGACGGGCCGATCGGAGTCCGCGACGCCGCGATCCTGGAGCTGATGTATGCCACGGGCATCCGCGTCGGAGAGCTCTGTGGGCTCGACATCGACGACGTCGACTTCGAGCGGAATGTCGTGCGGGTCCTCGGCAAGGGCCGCAAGGAGCGGACCGTCCCGTTCGGGCTGCCTGCTGCCGCGGCACTCCGCCGCTGGCTCGACCACGGCCGTGCCGACCTGCGGCGCGAGGGAGTGGGCGCTGCGCTCTTCGTCGGAGCGCGCGGTGGCCGCATCGATCAACGGGTGGTGCGCCAGGTGGTGCACGCTCGAGTGAGCGCAGTCCCGGGTGCACCCGACATCGCGCCGCACGGGCTCCGGCACACCGCGGCGACCCATCTCCTCGAAGGGGGAGCGGACCTCCGCACGGTCCAGGAGCTTCTCGGGCATGCGTCGATGGCGACCACGCAGGTCTACACCCACATCAGCAACGAGCGGCTCCGCTCGGCGTACCAGCAGGCGCATCCGCGCGCCTGA
- the dprA gene encoding DNA-processing protein DprA: MTDALQPERLARAALSRLGEPGDLRMTGLVHDLGAMRVHEHLSGERDLRGVLTDIAARLASLDPVRDLESADRLGIRFVIPGDPEWPAQVDDLTHALPVQERGGMPLGLWVRGPLRIDQHRDAVAIVGSRSATTYGEGVASRLAADLAQHGVTIVSGAAFGIDKAAHRGALGGGGATVAVLACGVDRVYPLAHKALLDHLADHGAVVSELPPGSAPTRARFLARNRLIAALTRGTIVVEAAVRSGALNTANWADRLSRPLMAVPGPVTSAQSAGVHQLVRAGSAQLVTSGADAREILGVAGTHLLVEPRAVQRPRDKLRPRDARVLEAVPVSRPAEVESIARTAGLGLIEVQSALVRLAREEFVVRVPSGWQLGEAARV; the protein is encoded by the coding sequence ATGACCGACGCACTCCAGCCCGAGCGGCTGGCCCGCGCAGCGCTGTCCCGGCTGGGGGAGCCGGGCGACCTGCGGATGACCGGCCTCGTCCACGACCTCGGAGCCATGCGCGTGCACGAGCACCTCTCCGGTGAGCGCGACTTGAGGGGTGTGCTCACCGACATCGCGGCGCGGCTGGCCTCCCTCGATCCGGTGCGGGACCTGGAGTCCGCGGACCGACTCGGCATCCGCTTCGTGATCCCGGGCGATCCGGAGTGGCCGGCGCAGGTCGACGACCTGACCCATGCCCTGCCCGTCCAGGAGCGCGGTGGCATGCCGCTGGGCCTCTGGGTCCGCGGGCCGCTGCGGATCGACCAGCACCGCGACGCGGTGGCCATCGTCGGATCGCGCTCGGCCACGACGTACGGCGAGGGCGTCGCGTCCCGTCTCGCCGCAGACCTTGCCCAGCACGGCGTCACGATCGTGTCGGGGGCCGCGTTCGGCATCGACAAGGCCGCCCACCGAGGAGCACTCGGCGGCGGGGGAGCGACGGTCGCGGTCCTTGCCTGCGGAGTTGACCGGGTCTACCCGCTCGCGCACAAGGCGCTGCTCGACCACCTGGCGGACCACGGCGCTGTCGTCTCCGAGCTGCCGCCCGGCAGTGCCCCGACCAGGGCCCGCTTCCTCGCTCGCAACCGGCTGATCGCTGCGCTGACCCGTGGCACGATCGTGGTGGAGGCGGCTGTCCGCAGCGGCGCACTGAACACCGCCAACTGGGCGGACCGCCTCAGTCGTCCGCTGATGGCCGTGCCAGGTCCCGTGACCAGTGCGCAGTCCGCGGGGGTGCACCAGCTGGTGCGCGCCGGCTCCGCCCAGCTGGTGACGTCCGGCGCTGACGCCCGGGAGATCCTCGGTGTGGCGGGCACCCACCTGCTCGTGGAGCCACGCGCGGTGCAGCGCCCGCGCGACAAGCTCCGGCCGCGTGATGCCCGGGTGCTCGAAGCGGTCCCGGTCTCTCGGCCTGCCGAGGTCGAGTCCATCGCGCGCACCGCGGGTCTGGGACTGATCGAGGTCCAGTCGGCACTGGTTCGACTTGCTCGGGAGGAGTTCGTGGTCAGGGTGCCGAGCGGCTGGCAGCTCGGCGAGGCAGCCCGCGTCTAG